A genomic stretch from Limnobacter thiooxidans includes:
- the lpxK gene encoding tetraacyldisaccharide 4'-kinase, which translates to MNNDGRVSDNGRDGTGKLEKELLKIWYGGQQPGLITQTTLESLTLLYRLLRFLSRQNTKAKASKLHTNPPLLVVGNLIAGGAGKTPVVMAVCRHLSSTGRKVGIVSRGYGRSGTGALLIDPAQPLPSAQDAGDEPLFLATETQCPVAICADRTQAVDTLLSAFPDLDLIVSDDGLQHHRLKRQLEWVVFDERGQGNGKLLPAGPLREPLSRLNSVDAVLCSNMSTLRLSAALKLPEQHNWHAVEVKLAGFRHLQSGEFLNLGQAKVQWKDSSVMAFTGIGNPEKLFKALKAAHIVLQNTLDLPDHYSYPVDFCAQFDQQVLITSGKDAVKLSASNPKVWVAEITVELPPSLTQALEDCIGSTID; encoded by the coding sequence ATGAACAACGATGGCCGTGTGAGCGACAATGGACGCGATGGCACAGGCAAACTCGAAAAAGAACTGCTGAAGATCTGGTACGGCGGGCAGCAACCCGGACTCATCACGCAGACAACGCTTGAAAGTCTGACGCTGCTTTACCGTTTGCTGCGCTTTTTAAGTCGGCAAAACACCAAGGCGAAAGCCAGCAAGCTGCACACCAACCCACCGTTACTGGTGGTAGGCAATCTGATTGCAGGTGGAGCCGGAAAAACGCCCGTTGTGATGGCCGTTTGCCGCCACCTTTCCAGCACTGGCAGGAAAGTAGGTATCGTAAGCCGTGGTTATGGCCGTTCCGGAACAGGTGCATTGCTGATCGACCCGGCCCAACCATTGCCATCCGCACAAGACGCAGGTGACGAGCCCCTGTTTCTGGCCACTGAAACCCAGTGCCCGGTTGCAATATGTGCAGACAGAACCCAGGCCGTTGATACCCTGTTGTCCGCATTTCCCGATCTCGACCTGATCGTGTCGGACGATGGCCTTCAGCACCACCGCCTGAAACGGCAACTGGAATGGGTCGTATTCGACGAACGTGGTCAGGGCAATGGAAAACTGCTTCCCGCAGGCCCCTTGCGGGAACCGCTTTCACGATTGAACTCCGTGGATGCCGTGCTGTGCTCGAACATGTCGACTCTCCGACTGAGTGCAGCGCTGAAACTGCCTGAACAGCACAATTGGCATGCAGTGGAGGTGAAGCTGGCAGGTTTTCGACATTTGCAATCGGGCGAGTTCCTGAATCTCGGCCAGGCCAAAGTACAGTGGAAAGATTCGTCTGTGATGGCTTTCACTGGCATCGGAAACCCGGAAAAACTGTTCAAGGCATTGAAAGCTGCCCACATTGTTTTGCAGAACACATTGGACCTTCCCGACCATTACAGTTATCCGGTTGATTTTTGCGCGCAGTTCGATCAGCAAGTGCTGATAACAAGCGGCAAAGATGCCGTAAAATTGAGCGCATCAAACCCCAAGGTGTGGGTGGCTGAAATCACCGTTGAACTGCCCCCTTCCCTGACCCAAGCCTTAGAGGACTGCATTGGATCCACAATTGATTGA